A region from the Pyrinomonadaceae bacterium genome encodes:
- a CDS encoding phytanoyl-CoA dioxygenase family protein — MSISSQQLEDYERDGFLALPNFVKLSVCDRLRHRAEELVREFDPQEVVSIFSTREQTRTSDDYFLESGDKIRFFFEENAFNADGSFRQATAMSINKIGHALHDLDPVFDEFSRRGEIKELVSDLGIDQPLLLQSMYIFKQPKIGGEVTCHQDATFLYTEPLRMLGLWFALEDATIDNGCLWVIPGGHRLGLKSRFVRAEAGGTRFEIFDDAPWPEDNLRPLEVEKGTLIVLHPQLPHLSRENRSPKSRHAYTLHVIDASVNYPTENWLQRSAEMPARGF; from the coding sequence TTGTCGATCAGTTCACAACAACTTGAGGATTACGAACGCGACGGTTTCTTAGCGCTCCCGAATTTTGTGAAGCTGTCGGTCTGCGATCGTTTGCGACACCGCGCCGAAGAGTTAGTGCGCGAATTCGATCCGCAGGAAGTCGTTTCCATCTTTTCTACCCGCGAGCAAACGCGGACGAGCGATGACTACTTCCTCGAGTCGGGCGACAAAATCCGATTCTTCTTTGAAGAGAACGCATTCAATGCGGACGGCAGTTTCCGGCAAGCGACGGCGATGTCAATCAATAAGATTGGGCACGCGCTGCACGATCTCGATCCCGTATTCGATGAGTTTTCCCGGCGCGGCGAAATCAAAGAACTCGTCTCTGACCTGGGAATTGACCAGCCGTTATTGCTGCAATCGATGTACATCTTCAAGCAGCCGAAGATCGGCGGCGAAGTTACTTGCCATCAGGATGCAACGTTTCTTTACACCGAGCCCTTAAGGATGCTTGGGCTATGGTTTGCGCTGGAAGATGCGACGATCGACAACGGTTGTCTGTGGGTGATTCCCGGCGGGCATCGATTGGGATTGAAGTCGCGATTCGTAAGAGCCGAAGCCGGCGGAACTCGTTTTGAAATCTTTGACGATGCGCCCTGGCCGGAAGACAACCTGCGGCCTTTGGAAGTCGAGAAGGGAACTCTGATCGTGCTGCATCCACAGCTTCCGCACCTCAGTCGCGAAAATCGCTCGCCCAAATCGCGACACGCCTACACCCTGCACGTCATCGACGCTTCAGTAAATTATCCGACTGAGAATTGGTTGCAGCGATCCGCTGAGATGCCGGCGCGAGGATTCTAG
- the glmS gene encoding glutamine--fructose-6-phosphate transaminase (isomerizing) yields the protein MCGIVGYVGNKPVVPLIIDGLRKLEYRGYDSAGIAVVNGNNELQIRRAEGKLRNLEAALQQNPLNGTYGVGHTRWATHGRPTEENAHPHRDCTGRVIVVHNGIIENYLKLKEELRQKDHEFVTETDTEIVAHLIEEYLKQGADFEKAVRETVLRLTGIFALSIISADYPNTIISARQGPPVVMGLGDGEFFVASDVPAILEHTRDVFFLADGEIAVMTKDGIRVSDFSGKEVQPEQTRITWDPIQVEKGGFKHFMLKEIYEQPRAVRETVEGRISHATGRVFLDEMRNISEDEFKSFNSIKIAACGTSLHAGLAGKYMIEQLARVNVDVDYASEFRYRDPVLDDNTLLLVITQSGETADTIAALREVKERGAKVLSICNVQGSMITREADGTILTHAGPEIGVASTKAFTSQMIALYLFALYLGQLRGTLSDEESLEHVRQLAELPVKMEHLLNQSDAIDELSREFFRATDFLYLGRGINFPIALEGALKLKEISYIHAEGYPAGEMKHGPNALIDERLPVMFINTREVGNRSSELRYEKTHSNIVEVKAREGIVLSVLTEGDTMSSVVSDHVISVPESSDLLSPLLSIIPLQLLAYHIAVRRGCDVDQPRNLAKSVTVE from the coding sequence ATGTGTGGAATAGTCGGATACGTTGGAAACAAACCGGTGGTGCCGTTGATCATCGATGGTCTGCGGAAGCTCGAATACCGCGGCTATGATTCGGCTGGCATTGCCGTCGTCAACGGGAACAATGAATTACAGATTCGCCGCGCCGAAGGAAAGCTGCGCAACCTGGAAGCGGCGTTGCAGCAGAATCCGCTTAACGGCACTTATGGTGTTGGCCATACGCGTTGGGCGACCCACGGGCGACCGACCGAAGAGAACGCGCATCCGCACCGCGACTGCACGGGCCGCGTAATCGTCGTTCATAACGGCATCATCGAGAATTACCTGAAACTAAAAGAAGAACTCCGGCAGAAGGATCATGAGTTCGTTACCGAGACTGACACCGAGATCGTGGCGCACCTGATCGAAGAGTATTTGAAGCAGGGCGCTGATTTCGAAAAGGCAGTGCGCGAGACCGTGCTGCGACTCACGGGCATCTTTGCCCTCTCGATCATCTCGGCCGATTACCCGAATACGATTATTTCCGCGCGTCAGGGTCCGCCGGTGGTCATGGGCCTTGGCGATGGCGAATTTTTTGTAGCGTCCGACGTTCCTGCGATTCTCGAACACACGCGCGATGTCTTCTTTCTGGCCGACGGCGAGATCGCCGTCATGACAAAGGACGGCATTCGCGTTAGCGACTTCAGCGGCAAGGAAGTTCAGCCCGAACAGACGCGCATTACGTGGGATCCGATTCAGGTCGAAAAGGGCGGCTTCAAGCATTTCATGCTCAAGGAGATTTATGAGCAGCCGCGCGCGGTACGCGAAACCGTCGAGGGACGAATCTCGCACGCGACCGGCCGCGTATTCCTCGATGAAATGCGCAACATCAGTGAAGACGAGTTCAAGAGTTTTAATTCCATCAAGATAGCCGCATGCGGAACCTCCCTGCACGCGGGTCTGGCCGGCAAGTACATGATCGAGCAGCTCGCACGCGTTAACGTTGATGTTGATTACGCGTCGGAATTCCGTTACCGCGATCCCGTTCTCGACGACAATACTTTGCTCCTGGTGATTACGCAGTCTGGTGAAACGGCAGATACGATCGCCGCCCTCCGCGAAGTCAAAGAACGCGGCGCCAAAGTTCTCTCAATCTGCAACGTGCAGGGCTCGATGATCACGCGCGAAGCCGACGGCACGATCCTTACGCATGCCGGCCCGGAAATCGGTGTCGCTTCAACGAAGGCTTTTACTTCGCAGATGATCGCGCTCTATTTGTTTGCGCTCTACCTGGGCCAGCTGCGCGGAACATTGAGCGATGAAGAGAGTCTCGAGCATGTGCGGCAACTGGCCGAACTGCCGGTGAAGATGGAGCACCTGCTGAACCAGTCGGACGCGATTGACGAGCTGTCACGAGAGTTCTTTCGCGCGACCGACTTCCTTTACCTCGGCCGCGGCATCAATTTTCCGATTGCCCTCGAAGGCGCGCTGAAGCTGAAAGAGATTTCCTACATTCACGCCGAAGGCTATCCGGCGGGTGAAATGAAACATGGGCCGAACGCACTGATTGATGAGCGGCTGCCTGTGATGTTCATCAATACGCGTGAAGTGGGGAATCGTTCCTCAGAGCTGCGCTACGAGAAGACGCATTCGAACATTGTGGAAGTAAAAGCACGTGAAGGCATCGTGCTTTCCGTCCTGACCGAAGGCGACACGATGTCTTCAGTCGTTTCCGATCACGTAATTTCGGTCCCGGAATCGAGTGACTTGCTCTCGCCCTTGCTTTCGATCATTCCGCTGCAACTGCTCGCTTATCACATCGCCGTGCGACGCGGATGCGACGTCGACCAGCCACGGAACCTCGCGAAATCCGTAACTGTCGAGTAA
- the glmU gene encoding bifunctional UDP-N-acetylglucosamine diphosphorylase/glucosamine-1-phosphate N-acetyltransferase GlmU has protein sequence MQNSSNPNPSDGQSVDVLIMAAGLGTRMKSNVAKVLHKLDGRPLISHVCRSALALNPGKVVVIVGHQAEEVRAIVEAEFASDRERIAFVHQLKQRGTGDAVIAAENELRGDNRTVLVLSGDVPLIRPGTLTKLIDAHHAAKAACALLSVRLENPTGYGRVMRDDAGGFVKIVEQKDATEDERQIREINAGIYCFESAKLIDGLSRIKPNNAQSEFYLTDVPAILKADGDHVAVYLHGDAREVSGINTRAELAEFENLMRRNTIRRMMIEDGVTFIDPSHSYVSSDAKIGRDSVIHPDVHIQGRSVIGEACEIQQGSRIVNSQIGNRVTIKDHCLVMDSQIADDCAVGPFAHLRMNAQMDERSVVGNFVEVKKSRIGRGTKSMHLTYLGDATIGEETNIGAGTITCNYDGKNKHQTIIEDHVHIGSDTMLIAPVRVGSGASTGAGSVVTKDVPPNTLVAGVPAKAIRKADDDSK, from the coding sequence TTGCAGAATTCCTCAAATCCTAATCCGAGCGACGGACAAAGTGTTGACGTGCTGATCATGGCGGCCGGCCTGGGCACGCGCATGAAATCGAATGTCGCGAAAGTGCTGCACAAGCTTGATGGCCGTCCGTTAATCTCGCATGTCTGCCGAAGTGCGCTAGCGCTCAACCCGGGGAAGGTTGTCGTAATTGTCGGTCACCAGGCGGAAGAAGTCCGCGCAATCGTCGAAGCCGAGTTTGCCTCAGACCGCGAAAGAATCGCGTTTGTTCATCAACTGAAACAGCGTGGCACTGGCGACGCGGTGATCGCCGCTGAGAATGAACTGCGCGGCGATAATCGGACCGTGCTGGTGTTGTCAGGTGATGTGCCGCTCATTCGACCGGGCACGCTGACTAAATTGATCGATGCTCACCACGCGGCGAAAGCAGCTTGCGCGCTGCTCAGTGTTAGACTGGAAAACCCGACCGGTTACGGTCGCGTCATGCGGGACGACGCAGGCGGCTTTGTGAAGATCGTCGAACAAAAAGACGCCACGGAAGACGAGCGCCAGATTCGCGAAATAAACGCCGGCATTTATTGCTTTGAAAGCGCAAAGCTGATAGACGGGCTCAGTCGCATCAAACCAAACAATGCACAGTCCGAATTCTATCTGACCGATGTGCCGGCGATCCTGAAAGCGGACGGCGATCACGTTGCTGTTTACCTGCACGGCGATGCACGCGAAGTTTCAGGCATCAACACGCGGGCTGAACTTGCCGAATTCGAAAACCTGATGCGCCGGAACACGATTCGGCGAATGATGATCGAAGACGGCGTGACATTCATCGATCCTTCCCATTCCTATGTCAGCAGCGATGCAAAGATTGGCCGCGACTCAGTGATTCATCCCGACGTGCATATTCAGGGCAGGTCGGTCATTGGTGAAGCTTGCGAAATCCAACAGGGATCGCGCATTGTGAATTCGCAGATCGGCAATCGCGTCACCATCAAAGACCATTGCCTGGTCATGGATTCGCAAATCGCCGATGACTGCGCCGTCGGACCGTTTGCGCACCTGCGCATGAATGCTCAGATGGACGAACGGTCGGTCGTCGGCAACTTTGTCGAAGTGAAGAAATCGCGCATCGGTCGCGGCACGAAGAGCATGCATCTGACTTATCTTGGCGATGCGACGATTGGTGAAGAAACGAACATCGGCGCCGGCACGATCACGTGCAATTACGACGGGAAGAACAAACACCAGACGATCATTGAAGACCACGTTCACATCGGCTCAGATACAATGCTGATCGCGCCGGTGCGCGTCGGCAGCGGGGCCTCAACCGGCGCCGGCTCGGTTGTTACCAAGGATGTGCCGCCAAATACCCTGGTCGCCGGTGTGCCGGCCAAGGCAATCAGAAAAGCGGACGACGATTCGAAATGA
- a CDS encoding gluconeogenesis factor YvcK family protein, giving the protein MNEIISNRGVRLVAIGGGTGLSTLLSGLKKFVGRRKDDVWLESLSAIVTVSDDGGSSGRLRDELQMLPPGDIRNCMIALSEDSTLISRLFRHRFGGSGDLAGHSFGNLFLAALADVTGDFVEAVRLSSEVLASKGHIFPATTTDVRLVAELVNGRTVHGETQITAAKSEIRSLRLEPDHCEPLPGALAAIRAADVITVGPGSLYTSILPNLLVSEVPDAIAESGGIKIFVTNLMTQPGETDGFDAQKHLATVKKYAPQIQFDYVLLNDRSITEHQASLYAADGAFQVTWAEAKPSTNGTGYGEIVRTNLLEEGEMVRHDPDQLARVVLACGAQSPVPLPVTV; this is encoded by the coding sequence ATGAACGAGATAATCTCGAATCGTGGCGTTAGGCTGGTGGCGATCGGCGGAGGAACCGGTCTCTCGACTCTTCTGTCCGGATTGAAGAAGTTTGTGGGCCGGCGGAAAGATGACGTCTGGTTGGAGTCGCTTTCGGCCATCGTCACCGTTTCTGACGACGGCGGGAGTTCGGGCCGCCTGCGTGATGAACTTCAGATGCTTCCGCCGGGTGATATACGCAACTGCATGATTGCGCTGTCAGAGGATTCGACCCTGATTTCGCGCCTTTTTCGGCATCGTTTCGGCGGTTCAGGCGATTTGGCCGGCCACAGCTTCGGCAATCTTTTCCTCGCTGCTCTGGCGGACGTTACCGGCGACTTCGTTGAAGCCGTACGGCTTTCTTCAGAGGTCCTGGCCAGCAAAGGCCACATTTTTCCGGCCACGACCACGGATGTGCGACTGGTGGCGGAACTGGTAAACGGGCGAACGGTTCACGGCGAAACGCAAATCACTGCGGCGAAGTCCGAAATTCGGAGCCTGCGGCTTGAGCCGGATCACTGCGAACCGCTGCCGGGTGCGCTGGCCGCGATTCGCGCTGCCGATGTGATTACCGTGGGGCCTGGATCGCTCTACACGAGTATCTTGCCAAACCTGCTGGTTTCAGAAGTACCTGACGCCATCGCGGAATCAGGAGGAATCAAAATCTTTGTCACCAACCTGATGACACAGCCCGGAGAGACCGACGGTTTCGACGCGCAGAAACATCTGGCGACCGTCAAGAAGTACGCTCCGCAGATTCAGTTTGATTACGTGTTGTTGAATGACCGGAGTATCACTGAGCACCAGGCCTCGCTGTATGCGGCTGACGGCGCGTTCCAGGTAACCTGGGCTGAAGCGAAACCAAGCACCAACGGAACGGGCTACGGTGAAATCGTCCGCACGAACTTGCTCGAGGAGGGCGAAATGGTGCGTCACGATCCTGATCAACTGGCGCGTGTCGTGCTGGCCTGCGGCGCACAATCGCCTGTGCCTCTGCCGGTAACAGTCTAA
- a CDS encoding tetratricopeptide repeat protein, whose product MSSPEKRLPSRSTARSAAKGAGARKRVAKSTRLKPATKRSPAGKARANKATKVASSKKATTKRASAKPAAKSRAKATPKHAPKVTKTPTRRVAAKPILRPVIKKPLPPPPQPTFEEAAALTAFESAHKEFTRGRFAEARNQFRTLIEKYPSVSEVAARARTYLAVSEARLRTDLTPPRDADSLYDRGVIELNRGDYVAAQELFERALKREPEAAHIHYGLAATRARLGAIDGALRSLRSALDLQPKLRIRAQRDLDLNSLRTDPEFDQIVFPPAE is encoded by the coding sequence ATGAGTAGTCCGGAAAAAAGACTTCCGTCACGTTCAACAGCTCGCTCGGCGGCCAAAGGCGCCGGTGCGCGGAAGCGCGTCGCCAAATCAACGCGGTTGAAGCCGGCTACCAAACGTTCGCCTGCCGGTAAGGCGCGCGCGAACAAAGCAACAAAAGTTGCATCGAGCAAGAAGGCGACGACAAAGCGTGCTTCAGCGAAGCCGGCCGCGAAATCTCGCGCTAAGGCGACGCCCAAGCACGCGCCCAAAGTCACCAAGACACCGACTCGCCGCGTAGCCGCGAAACCGATTCTCCGCCCAGTTATTAAGAAGCCGTTACCGCCGCCGCCCCAACCAACCTTTGAAGAGGCGGCAGCGCTTACTGCTTTTGAATCGGCGCACAAGGAATTCACGCGCGGCCGGTTTGCGGAAGCCCGCAATCAGTTTCGCACCTTGATCGAAAAGTACCCCTCGGTATCCGAAGTTGCTGCCCGCGCCAGAACTTATCTCGCGGTTTCCGAAGCTCGGTTGCGCACGGACCTCACGCCGCCGCGCGATGCTGACTCGCTTTACGATCGTGGTGTGATTGAATTGAACCGGGGCGATTATGTGGCGGCACAGGAACTGTTCGAGCGCGCGTTGAAACGCGAGCCTGAGGCTGCACACATTCATTACGGGTTGGCCGCCACCCGCGCGCGCCTCGGCGCCATCGATGGCGCGTTGAGGTCCCTGCGAAGCGCGTTGGATCTGCAACCAAAACTGCGAATCCGCGCCCAACGCGATCTGGATTTGAATTCCCTGCGTACTGATCCTGAGTTCGATCAAATAGTTTTCCCTCCGGCTGAGTGA
- a CDS encoding roadblock/LC7 domain-containing protein, whose translation MPILIREQRYHHIKALLARLRLDAAARVVVLVEKDGQQIAAHGEVGDLDTTSLASLVAGNVAATGGMAKLIGEKEFPTLSHEGDKESIHISVIGRVLLVVVFDQRSSLGLVKLRSKQVSQELATAFAEIERESQAPGASSSLPFSEITDEEIDSLFVQN comes from the coding sequence ATGCCCATTCTAATCCGAGAGCAGCGTTACCATCACATCAAGGCGCTGTTGGCCAGACTGCGTTTGGACGCGGCGGCGCGGGTGGTCGTGCTTGTAGAGAAGGACGGTCAGCAGATCGCCGCCCACGGCGAGGTCGGCGACCTGGATACCACCAGTCTCGCGTCACTGGTTGCCGGAAATGTGGCGGCCACCGGCGGCATGGCGAAGTTGATCGGCGAAAAGGAATTTCCCACGCTCTCGCATGAAGGCGACAAAGAGAGCATTCACATCAGCGTCATCGGTCGCGTGCTCCTCGTGGTCGTCTTCGACCAGCGCTCCAGCCTCGGCCTGGTAAAGCTTCGTTCGAAGCAAGTGTCCCAGGAACTGGCGACGGCTTTCGCGGAAATTGAACGCGAATCACAAGCCCCCGGAGCTTCATCCAGCTTGCCCTTCAGTGAAATCACCGACGAAGAGATCGACAGCCTCTTCGTGCAAAACTAA
- a CDS encoding GTPase domain-containing protein, translated as MTFINYASREINCKIVYYGPGLCGKTTNLQHIYDATAPQARGKLISLATETDRTLFFDFMPLELGTVRGFKTRFHLYTVPGQVFYEASRKLILKGVDGVVFVADSQEERMDANIESLYNLEENLRVHGFDLMKVPYVLQLNKRDLPHIIPAEDLTAELQKKGEPVVEAVASSGVGVFDTLKAVAKQVLTELRKS; from the coding sequence ATGACTTTCATTAACTACGCTTCGCGCGAGATAAACTGCAAAATCGTCTACTACGGTCCCGGCTTGTGCGGGAAGACCACAAATCTCCAGCACATTTACGACGCGACTGCGCCGCAGGCCAGAGGCAAGCTAATCAGCCTCGCGACTGAAACTGACCGCACTCTGTTCTTTGACTTCATGCCCCTGGAGCTCGGCACCGTGCGCGGATTCAAGACGCGCTTTCACCTCTACACAGTCCCCGGCCAGGTTTTCTACGAAGCTTCTCGCAAACTAATTCTGAAAGGTGTCGATGGCGTGGTGTTCGTCGCTGACTCGCAGGAAGAGCGGATGGACGCGAACATAGAATCGCTGTACAACCTCGAAGAGAACCTCAGAGTGCACGGCTTCGATCTGATGAAAGTTCCGTACGTACTGCAGCTAAACAAACGCGACCTGCCCCACATCATTCCCGCGGAAGATCTCACTGCGGAACTGCAAAAGAAGGGCGAGCCGGTCGTTGAAGCGGTCGCTTCATCCGGCGTCGGTGTCTTCGACACTTTGAAGGCTGTAGCGAAACAGGTTCTAACGGAATTGCGGAAGAGCTAG
- a CDS encoding N-acetyltransferase — MAVLKKFRPKWWSSNRERTAVTVPTLALVPPTNAHYDLRPLTMGQIDECWQLDQRCFLDGEAYSRDTFEYLLGSPESVSYRVVTQNSSMAGFVIGLLEPDHTGHITTIGIAPEHRRRRLASCLMDRVEDGFRRRNARIARLEVRATNVSAQKLYLSLGYSVTQRLPKYYSNGGDGLLMVKPLG; from the coding sequence ATGGCTGTCTTAAAGAAATTCAGACCCAAGTGGTGGTCGAGCAATCGAGAGCGAACGGCGGTTACCGTTCCCACGCTCGCGCTCGTGCCGCCCACGAACGCCCATTACGACTTGCGTCCGCTGACGATGGGCCAAATCGACGAATGTTGGCAGTTGGATCAGCGCTGCTTTCTTGATGGCGAAGCCTACAGCCGCGACACTTTTGAATACCTGCTCGGGTCACCCGAATCCGTTTCCTATCGTGTTGTAACGCAAAACAGCTCCATGGCCGGTTTCGTCATTGGCCTGCTTGAGCCTGACCACACGGGTCATATCACGACGATTGGGATCGCCCCGGAACATCGCCGCCGGCGGTTGGCAAGCTGCTTAATGGATCGCGTCGAAGATGGATTTCGGCGCCGTAATGCGAGAATCGCACGTCTGGAAGTCAGGGCGACGAACGTGTCCGCACAGAAGCTTTACCTCAGCCTCGGTTACAGCGTTACGCAACGACTGCCGAAATACTATTCAAATGGCGGAGATGGCTTGTTGATGGTGAAGCCGCTCGGCTGA
- the queA gene encoding tRNA preQ1(34) S-adenosylmethionine ribosyltransferase-isomerase QueA has product MQISDFDYELPEELVAQHPLLERDASRMLVVDREHQTQTDEQFASLPKYLRAGDCLVLNNTKVFPARLMGERVPSGGTTEVLLLREVEPNLWQVLARPARRLRIGARISFGNGRLQATVTAANEDGTRLIQFEPRDDFLNLIAEVGQPPLPPYIRREGAVDAEDRERYQTVYARESGAIAAPTAGLHFTPKVLDEIKNAGVSIAEITLHVGYGTFEPVRVEEVSEHRVLPEMFSITAEAAEIINRARASGGRIIAVGTTTTRALESAVSVDGEITPGSSTADLTITPGYEFRMVDALVTNFHLPRSSLLLLVSAFAGREPALAAYRHAVSERYRFYSYGDCMLII; this is encoded by the coding sequence GTGCAGATATCTGACTTCGATTACGAACTACCGGAAGAGTTAGTTGCTCAGCATCCGCTGCTGGAACGCGACGCCTCGCGCATGCTCGTGGTGGATCGGGAGCACCAAACACAGACTGATGAGCAGTTCGCTTCCCTGCCGAAGTATCTGCGCGCCGGCGACTGTCTGGTCCTGAACAATACAAAAGTGTTTCCTGCACGGCTGATGGGCGAGCGAGTGCCGAGCGGTGGCACTACCGAAGTCCTCCTGTTGCGTGAAGTTGAACCTAACCTTTGGCAAGTTCTCGCGCGGCCGGCTCGCCGGTTGCGCATCGGAGCTCGAATCAGTTTTGGTAACGGACGGCTGCAAGCGACGGTGACCGCCGCAAACGAAGATGGCACACGCCTCATTCAGTTTGAGCCGCGTGATGACTTCCTGAACTTGATAGCTGAAGTCGGACAGCCGCCGCTGCCGCCGTACATCAGACGCGAAGGTGCAGTTGACGCGGAAGATCGCGAGCGCTATCAAACGGTCTATGCCCGCGAATCAGGCGCCATCGCCGCGCCAACGGCCGGACTGCACTTCACGCCGAAGGTTCTCGATGAAATAAAGAATGCCGGGGTTTCGATCGCTGAAATCACACTTCACGTGGGCTACGGCACTTTCGAGCCGGTGCGCGTCGAAGAAGTCTCAGAACACCGCGTGCTTCCGGAAATGTTTTCAATCACGGCTGAGGCCGCTGAAATCATCAACCGGGCGCGTGCCTCCGGCGGACGCATCATCGCGGTGGGGACAACCACCACGCGGGCACTCGAGTCGGCAGTTTCGGTTGACGGAGAAATCACTCCGGGCTCGAGCACCGCAGACCTCACGATTACGCCTGGCTATGAATTCAGAATGGTTGATGCCCTCGTGACGAACTTTCATTTGCCCCGGTCGTCTTTGCTTCTGCTCGTGAGCGCTTTCGCCGGCCGGGAGCCAGCGCTCGCGGCATATCGCCACGCGGTCAGCGAGCGCTACCGTTTCTACAGCTATGGCGACTGTATGCTGATTATCTAG
- a CDS encoding YihY/virulence factor BrkB family protein has protein sequence MAISNSTSDRLKRISRQSFGVRNRSPWRRILSHAVHQFHENDLFTSAAAMSYFGLMTLFPALLLLLALGNRVAAGTQMVSRVVQVYPGSSKFLQETITSLSGISTGAIITCAVVALWAGSWVFAVVERALNRVWGTTHRTFLHGRATTLGMIGFVGLLLSLSVLTTSVLVYFREVAGRVSPRQLENYPVLSTAGSVFWQIVFAVVSLLVTFMLFAIVYKFMPNAYVSVRDTIPGAMIGAMLWEASKYGFAWSLNYFHYDQIYGSVGAVVAVLTWSYVSSLVLLFGAQLTGVFHREHIDHSIAPNAPVPSASYS, from the coding sequence ATGGCTATTTCCAACTCAACCTCAGATCGTTTGAAGAGAATCTCTCGTCAATCGTTCGGCGTGCGTAATCGCTCGCCGTGGCGTCGCATACTCTCGCACGCCGTTCATCAATTTCATGAAAACGATTTGTTCACCTCGGCCGCGGCGATGAGCTACTTCGGATTGATGACGCTGTTCCCGGCGCTGCTTTTGTTGCTGGCACTCGGCAACCGGGTGGCCGCGGGCACGCAAATGGTTTCGCGCGTCGTCCAGGTTTATCCCGGCTCGAGTAAGTTTCTCCAAGAGACGATCACATCCCTGTCCGGCATCAGCACGGGCGCCATCATCACCTGTGCGGTTGTCGCGCTGTGGGCCGGATCGTGGGTGTTCGCGGTGGTCGAGCGCGCGCTGAATCGCGTCTGGGGCACCACCCATCGCACATTTCTTCACGGGCGAGCGACGACCCTGGGAATGATTGGATTTGTCGGTCTGCTCTTATCGCTGTCGGTGCTTACGACATCGGTGCTCGTCTATTTTCGGGAAGTAGCGGGCCGTGTTTCCCCTCGTCAACTCGAAAACTACCCGGTGCTTTCGACCGCCGGCAGCGTGTTTTGGCAGATTGTGTTCGCAGTGGTTAGCTTGCTGGTTACTTTCATGCTTTTCGCCATCGTGTACAAATTCATGCCGAACGCGTACGTCAGCGTGCGCGACACGATTCCCGGTGCAATGATTGGCGCGATGCTGTGGGAAGCTTCGAAGTATGGCTTCGCGTGGAGCCTGAATTACTTTCACTACGATCAGATTTACGGTTCGGTCGGGGCGGTCGTTGCTGTGCTTACCTGGAGCTACGTTTCCAGCCTGGTCCTGCTGTTCGGCGCCCAGCTCACCGGCGTATTTCATCGCGAGCACATCGACCATTCAATCGCACCGAACGCGCCCGTGCCGTCCGCATCGTATTCCTGA